AGAACAAAGCCTGCGGAATCCCTCAGCCGGGCGGGGACCTTGCCGGTACGGCGGATGAGGTCTTCTACGGGCGCGAGGATGGATTCGTCCGTTCGAGCGTGCGGTATCAGTTCGACGCCGGGAATGAATGGCGCCGGATTTGAGAAATGGACGCCCAGGAACCGGCTTGGATTTTCAAACGCCTGGGCCAAGCCGCCGATCGGGAGAGTAGAGGTGTTGCTGCCGACGATTCCCTCGGGATGAACGGCGCGGGAAATGCGCCCCAGGACCTCTCGTTTGATCTCGGGCACTTCCGGCACAGCTTCCTCGACAAAATCGACGGACGCCACGGCTGCCTCAATAGAATCAGCCGCCCGCAGGCGGCTTTGAATGGTTGACGCGCTGCCCGGGTTGAACAGTCCTTCCCGTTCGAACTGATCAGCCTCAGCCAGCAGCCGGTCGAGGGACTTTCTCGTCAGCTCAGCGTTGACATCCGCCAACTGCACTTCGACTCCGGCAAGCGCCAGCGATTGCGCAATGCCGCCGCCCATATAACCCGCGCCCACCACTGCTGCAGTGTCAATCTTGTTTTTCATGACTGGTTTCGGGGAGAATTGGCTTCAGGTGTTCGCGTCTCGACGGTGCAGCGGACACGGCGGCGCCGTCAAAAAGGGATTTTTTGAATCGCGAAATCGCGGCGGGTGAACCGGGGTGGCGTCGAGCGGTGTCTGCCCGGCCGGTCGCTTTCGCAAAAAAAAGGAGCCC
This window of the Verrucomicrobiota bacterium genome carries:
- a CDS encoding 3-hydroxyacyl-CoA dehydrogenase family protein, whose protein sequence is MKNKIDTAAVVGAGYMGGGIAQSLALAGVEVQLADVNAELTRKSLDRLLAEADQFEREGLFNPGSASTIQSRLRAADSIEAAVASVDFVEEAVPEVPEIKREVLGRISRAVHPEGIVGSNTSTLPIGGLAQAFENPSRFLGVHFSNPAPFIPGVELIPHARTDESILAPVEDLIRRTGKVPARLRDSAGFVLNRLQYVLFKEAATIAEEGIASPEAIDDIVRTTFGFRLPFFGPFVVADMAGLDVYAACFKTFEQHFGERLATPKILSDLVAQGKCGTKTGGGFLNISAAKTAELIAYRNRAYRKLADLLVELGPPPTP